In one Niveibacterium umoris genomic region, the following are encoded:
- a CDS encoding DUF3301 domain-containing protein, translating into MIDAWELGALLLLAGAVWLWLDSLRARDAGIVAARKTCEHEGVQLLDETVAIAKIRLARNDDGQLRLQRTYRFEFSDTGNNRRNGEVTLVGAEVVSLYTGPHLLH; encoded by the coding sequence ATGATCGACGCGTGGGAATTGGGCGCCCTGCTGTTGCTGGCCGGGGCGGTGTGGCTGTGGCTCGACAGCCTGCGCGCGCGCGATGCCGGCATCGTCGCCGCACGCAAGACCTGCGAACACGAAGGCGTGCAGCTGCTCGACGAGACCGTCGCGATCGCGAAGATCCGCCTCGCCCGCAACGACGACGGCCAGCTGCGCCTGCAGCGCACCTATCGCTTCGAGTTTTCCGACACCGGCAACAATCGTCGCAACGGTGAAGTCACGCTGGTGGGTGCGGAAGTGGTCAGTCTCTACACCGGGCCGCACCTGCTGCACTGA
- a CDS encoding DMT family transporter, which yields MVAAVKQGLVEGVLCALGAGLFWGLVFVAPRMLPDYPPTMLAFGRYLAFGAIALPLAWRDRARLASLTRADWRMAFELALSGNILYYLCLASAIQLADAPLPTLIIGTLPVVIALLGNARDATLPWSRLLPPLALIAAGIALVNRQELARLAPGAGRDYGLGLAFALAALVCWTWYPLRNAHWLKRNTRLGSGTWATAQGLATLPLALAGLVGVLLVAPPSGFALPLGPRPFAYLGLMFAMGLCASWLGTLLWNRASRVLPAALAGQLIVFETLAAFTYAFLWRGEWPAASAFAGLALMLAGVAAAVWAVRRHTRA from the coding sequence GTGGTCGCGGCGGTGAAGCAGGGCCTGGTCGAGGGCGTGCTCTGCGCGCTGGGCGCCGGACTCTTCTGGGGGCTGGTCTTCGTCGCGCCGCGCATGCTGCCGGACTACCCGCCGACGATGCTCGCCTTCGGGCGTTACCTCGCCTTCGGTGCCATCGCCTTGCCGCTCGCCTGGCGCGACCGCGCGCGGCTTGCGAGCCTCACCCGTGCCGACTGGCGCATGGCCTTCGAGCTCGCGCTGAGCGGCAACATCCTCTACTACCTCTGCCTCGCCAGCGCGATCCAGCTGGCCGATGCGCCGCTGCCGACCCTGATCATCGGCACACTGCCGGTCGTCATCGCGCTGCTGGGTAATGCGCGTGACGCTACCTTGCCGTGGTCTCGCCTGCTGCCGCCGCTGGCGTTGATCGCCGCCGGCATCGCGCTGGTCAATCGTCAGGAGCTCGCGCGCCTCGCGCCCGGCGCGGGTCGCGACTACGGCCTGGGCCTTGCCTTCGCGCTGGCGGCGCTGGTGTGCTGGACCTGGTACCCGCTGCGCAACGCACATTGGTTGAAGCGCAACACACGACTCGGTTCGGGCACCTGGGCCACCGCGCAGGGGCTCGCGACGCTGCCGCTCGCCTTGGCCGGCCTTGTCGGCGTGCTGCTCGTGGCGCCGCCAAGCGGATTCGCCTTGCCGCTCGGGCCGCGCCCGTTTGCCTACCTCGGCCTGATGTTTGCGATGGGGCTGTGCGCGTCCTGGCTCGGCACCTTGTTGTGGAACCGAGCGAGCCGGGTGCTGCCCGCTGCTTTGGCGGGGCAACTGATCGTGTTCGAAACCCTGGCCGCCTTCACCTACGCCTTCCTGTGGCGCGGGGAGTGGCCAGCGGCGTCCGCTTTCGCTGGCCTCGCGCTGATGCTTGCCGGTGTGGCGGCCGCCGTGTGGGCCGTGCGCCGGCACACCCGCGCGTGA
- a CDS encoding RNA-binding S4 domain-containing protein yields MAEHTFPLTRPHVALCDLLKLLALADSGGHAKTLIAEGLVTVDGKLETRKTRKLTGGEVVRLGGETIRVKAT; encoded by the coding sequence ATGGCCGAACATACCTTCCCGCTCACTCGCCCGCATGTCGCCTTGTGCGACCTGCTCAAGCTGCTCGCGCTCGCCGACTCCGGCGGTCATGCCAAGACCCTGATCGCGGAAGGTCTGGTCACCGTCGACGGCAAACTCGAAACGCGCAAGACGCGCAAGCTCACCGGCGGCGAGGTGGTGCGCCTCGGCGGCGAAACGATCCGGGTGAAGGCGACATGA
- a CDS encoding LysR family transcriptional regulator, whose protein sequence is MSINELRAITTFIRTAELGSLSKAAEAQQISPQAASKALGQLEQHLGVRLFHRTTRSMALTEEGQRFLEAAQPSLLGLQQALLAVRQTREDFAGPLRIVGPRSVLQPVISPVLQEYCRLYPEVQPDVQLDDRIGNWVEDRVDVGFRIGSSPQEGLIARRLFPMQLVVCAAPSYLRKYGVPQNRHELNQHRCSVFRHPGTGRLVPWHLKIDESTLDWPVSPAFSTNDELLELHAVLAGEVIGQLAVPTAAPHIRAGRLVPLLAEHVADGYSLFIYYGSRALPARVRRFIDLAVDRLTGSNDFVLSAEELTSRRFS, encoded by the coding sequence ATGTCGATCAACGAGTTGCGCGCCATCACCACCTTCATCCGCACCGCCGAGCTGGGCAGTCTGAGCAAGGCCGCCGAGGCTCAGCAGATCTCGCCGCAGGCGGCCAGCAAGGCGCTGGGCCAGCTTGAGCAGCATCTGGGGGTGCGCCTGTTTCACCGCACCACGCGCAGCATGGCGCTCACCGAAGAAGGCCAGCGTTTTCTGGAGGCGGCGCAGCCCTCCCTGCTCGGCCTGCAGCAGGCACTGCTCGCCGTGCGCCAGACCCGCGAGGACTTTGCCGGGCCATTGCGCATCGTTGGCCCGCGCTCGGTACTGCAACCGGTGATCAGCCCGGTACTGCAGGAATACTGCCGGCTGTATCCCGAGGTGCAGCCCGATGTGCAGCTCGATGACCGCATCGGCAACTGGGTCGAGGATCGCGTCGACGTGGGCTTCCGCATCGGCTCTTCACCGCAGGAAGGCCTGATTGCCCGCCGGCTCTTCCCAATGCAGCTGGTCGTTTGCGCCGCACCGAGCTATCTGCGCAAGTACGGCGTGCCGCAGAATCGCCATGAACTGAACCAACACCGCTGTAGCGTGTTCCGCCACCCCGGCACAGGGCGCCTCGTGCCCTGGCACCTGAAGATCGACGAGAGCACGCTGGACTGGCCGGTGTCGCCCGCTTTCAGCACCAATGACGAACTGCTGGAACTGCACGCAGTACTGGCCGGTGAAGTGATCGGCCAGCTTGCCGTGCCCACGGCCGCGCCTCACATCCGCGCCGGGCGACTGGTGCCGCTGCTGGCCGAGCATGTGGCGGACGGCTACAGCCTGTTCATCTACTACGGCAGCCGTGCCCTGCCGGCGCGCGTGCGGCGCTTCATCGATCTGGCGGTCGACCGGCTAACCGGGAGTAATGACTTTGTATTGAGCGCAGAGGAACTCACCAGCAGACGTTTTTCCTGA
- a CDS encoding S-adenosylmethionine decarboxylase family protein, with amino-acid sequence MHGLHLTADLLDCACDDALLCDTAALAALCRRETAAAGLTVVAELFHRFPAPQTAPAGITGVLLLAESHLAVHTWPELRGVTLDAYVCNYSADNSARAEALIEALLRHFQPQRLCRNRLLRGALMAPPQA; translated from the coding sequence ATGCACGGACTTCACCTCACCGCCGATCTGCTCGACTGCGCCTGCGACGACGCGTTGCTGTGCGACACGGCGGCGCTCGCGGCGCTGTGCCGGCGCGAGACCGCCGCCGCGGGCCTGACCGTGGTGGCTGAACTGTTCCACCGTTTCCCCGCGCCGCAAACGGCACCGGCCGGTATCACCGGCGTGCTGCTGCTGGCCGAATCCCACCTCGCGGTGCACACCTGGCCGGAACTGCGTGGCGTCACGCTCGATGCCTACGTCTGCAACTATTCGGCCGACAACTCCGCGCGCGCCGAAGCCTTGATCGAAGCGCTGCTGCGCCACTTCCAGCCGCAACGCCTGTGCCGCAACCGCCTGTTGCGGGGCGCACTGATGGCGCCGCCTCAGGCCTGA
- a CDS encoding isoaspartyl peptidase/L-asparaginase family protein produces MSFSIAIHGGAGTILRSEIQPEEEARIRAGLAHALEQGRAVLRAGGAALDAVQAAVMALEDDPCFNAGRGAVFNDAGFVELEAAAMDGATRAAGTVTGLRRVRNPVCAAREVMRRTPHVTLGFEAAERFAEACGLPLEDAAYFHTDKRWAALQQELARIAAGGDASQASEQVKHGTVGAVARDAQGRLAAATSTGGRTAKMAGRIGDTPVIGAGTWADETVAVSATGHGESFVRGALAHEISARMRLAGQSLADAAEAVVMQELGALAGTGGIIAVDRNGTIVTPFNCEGMYRAWAVDDAPPQVAIYHEEARA; encoded by the coding sequence ATGAGCTTTTCCATCGCCATTCACGGCGGCGCCGGCACGATCCTGCGCAGCGAGATCCAGCCGGAAGAAGAGGCGCGCATCCGCGCCGGCCTCGCGCATGCGCTCGAGCAAGGCCGTGCGGTCTTGCGCGCCGGCGGCGCCGCACTCGACGCGGTGCAGGCGGCGGTGATGGCGCTCGAAGACGACCCCTGCTTCAACGCCGGGCGCGGCGCGGTATTCAACGACGCCGGTTTTGTCGAACTTGAAGCCGCGGCCATGGACGGCGCGACCCGCGCCGCCGGCACGGTGACCGGCCTGCGGCGGGTGCGCAACCCGGTCTGCGCCGCGCGCGAAGTGATGCGCCGCACGCCGCATGTGACGCTCGGCTTCGAAGCCGCAGAGCGCTTTGCCGAGGCCTGCGGACTGCCGCTCGAAGACGCCGCGTATTTCCACACCGACAAGCGCTGGGCCGCGCTGCAGCAGGAACTGGCGCGCATCGCGGCCGGCGGCGACGCGTCGCAGGCCTCGGAGCAGGTCAAGCACGGCACCGTCGGCGCGGTGGCGCGGGACGCACAGGGCCGCCTTGCCGCCGCGACGTCGACCGGCGGTCGCACCGCGAAGATGGCGGGCCGTATCGGCGACACCCCGGTGATCGGTGCCGGCACCTGGGCTGACGAGACGGTGGCAGTGTCGGCCACCGGGCATGGCGAATCCTTCGTGCGCGGCGCGCTGGCGCATGAGATCTCGGCGCGCATGCGCCTTGCCGGCCAGTCGCTGGCCGATGCGGCAGAAGCCGTGGTGATGCAGGAACTGGGGGCGCTCGCCGGCACCGGCGGCATCATCGCGGTCGACCGCAACGGCACCATCGTCACGCCGTTCAACTGTGAAGGCATGTACCGCGCCTGGGCTGTTGATGATGCGCCGCCGCAGGTGGCGATTTACCACGAGGAGGCGCGGGCATGA
- a CDS encoding GGDEF domain-containing protein → MDALHDIGRPAPGSGMGHVADTLLHLGPRRSMLLATGLAVLLSLALTLSAHVLVGSLPGLTILLIAALGPLLAVPMCFAPFVRLLQTLEGMRLELARLAQIDETTHAYNRRFFLQMAQREFDRARRYHHPLSVLHIEIESFAAIVSHHGHEGSDAVLRRMAGIALGGTRTLDVVARFENGRFALLLPETDQASAALVASRLVQELHKAPVAYARGEVSVKARTQAASIEPGDEALDSLLKRADLAGHGA, encoded by the coding sequence ATGGATGCGCTGCACGATATCGGTCGACCCGCCCCGGGAAGCGGTATGGGGCACGTTGCAGACACGCTGCTCCACCTCGGCCCGCGCCGCAGCATGCTGCTGGCGACCGGGCTCGCGGTGCTGCTGTCGCTGGCGCTGACCCTGTCGGCGCATGTGCTGGTAGGCAGCCTGCCGGGCCTCACGATCCTGCTGATCGCGGCGCTCGGGCCTTTGCTGGCCGTGCCGATGTGCTTCGCGCCCTTCGTGCGCCTGCTGCAAACGCTCGAGGGGATGCGCCTCGAACTGGCGCGGCTGGCGCAGATCGACGAAACCACCCACGCCTACAACCGGCGCTTCTTCCTGCAGATGGCGCAGCGCGAGTTCGACCGCGCGCGGCGCTATCACCACCCCTTGTCGGTGCTGCATATCGAGATCGAGAGCTTCGCCGCGATCGTGTCGCATCACGGCCACGAGGGCAGCGATGCGGTGCTGCGCCGCATGGCCGGCATCGCCCTCGGGGGCACCCGCACGCTTGATGTGGTCGCCCGCTTCGAGAACGGGCGCTTCGCGCTGTTGCTGCCGGAAACCGATCAGGCATCGGCGGCGCTGGTTGCGTCGCGCCTGGTGCAGGAACTGCACAAAGCACCGGTCGCCTATGCCCGCGGCGAAGTCAGCGTCAAGGCGCGCACGCAGGCCGCCAGCATCGAACCAGGCGACGAAGCGCTCGACAGCCTGCTCAAGCGCGCCGACCTCGCCGGCCACGGCGCATAG
- a CDS encoding rhodanese-like domain-containing protein: MPSHVAATPAASPADAVRHFAARLGFETDCWDVHASLAEGAQDFVLLDVRGPDLYARGHVPGAINLPHGKMTEGVMRRFPADTLFVVYCAGPHCNGANKAALRLARLGLAVKEMIGGITGWADEGFAFATGEQPGEVADHA; this comes from the coding sequence ATGCCCAGCCATGTTGCCGCCACCCCCGCCGCATCGCCCGCCGACGCCGTCCGCCATTTCGCCGCCCGCCTCGGTTTCGAGACCGACTGCTGGGATGTGCATGCCAGCCTTGCCGAAGGCGCGCAGGACTTCGTGCTGCTCGATGTGCGCGGCCCGGATCTGTATGCCCGCGGCCATGTCCCCGGCGCGATCAACCTGCCGCACGGCAAGATGACCGAGGGCGTGATGCGCCGCTTCCCGGCCGACACGCTGTTCGTCGTGTATTGCGCCGGGCCGCACTGCAACGGCGCCAACAAGGCCGCGTTGCGGCTGGCGCGGCTGGGTTTGGCGGTGAAGGAAATGATCGGCGGCATCACCGGTTGGGCCGACGAGGGCTTCGCGTTTGCCACCGGCGAGCAGCCGGGCGAGGTCGCCGACCATGCTTGA
- a CDS encoding VanZ family protein: MSGEQPDYPRLWWGIGWALVLAVIVMSLAPKAPEIPGDRGNWSGHLIAYGTLGGWFARLIPGASGRLRLVVILAAMGVLMEILQGLSGYRTYDPLDMLANTCGALLGVALSPPRVPSGLPLLARFVARVVAWSRR; this comes from the coding sequence ATGAGCGGCGAGCAGCCCGACTACCCGCGCCTGTGGTGGGGCATCGGCTGGGCGCTGGTGCTGGCGGTGATCGTGATGTCGCTGGCGCCCAAGGCGCCCGAAATACCCGGCGACCGCGGCAACTGGAGCGGCCACCTGATCGCCTACGGCACGCTCGGCGGCTGGTTCGCGCGCCTGATCCCCGGTGCGTCCGGCCGGTTGCGGCTGGTGGTGATTCTCGCCGCGATGGGGGTGCTGATGGAGATCCTGCAGGGTCTCAGCGGTTATCGCACCTACGATCCGCTCGACATGCTGGCCAACACCTGCGGCGCGCTGTTGGGCGTTGCGCTGTCGCCGCCGCGGGTGCCGAGCGGCCTGCCTCTGCTGGCGCGTTTTGTCGCGCGTGTCGTGGCGTGGTCGCGGCGGTGA
- a CDS encoding DUF1996 domain-containing protein encodes MSPAPRQNLFLAGLAVLLASCILVVACGGGGGSGAASNGSAAGSGAAAGGGASGGSGVTPTPQPTPAPPAPGDLPAERAVLNPVTPTAWLPCSPEYFGGCDFEGLREIRYGTDGKWLIKRYLNSFPGWHCSAANFGSDPAPGETKRCEVANIMLTGTIAAPNVCYAGGMCPQIDLKAIPMGSDGFAELRVQPTTDLGTPSSDGVGAFRTICGFSHMAFDDPIVFPGKPGMSHLHAFFGNTGANAYSTAQTLAGSGNSTCAGGIANRSAYWVPALIDTVSHKPVVPSDPIWYYKTGYGGVKAADVRAMPAGLRMIAGDMKAKGAQDVANWSCRSSPEHFATIPNCAVGDNVQMSVRFPQCWDGVNLDSANHKSHMAYPTGSGCPATHPVALPEITLNVLYLVRTADAPLNWRLSSDDLSLPAGYSVHADWFDGWNPEIRDTWIKHCDQAAVDCHAYLLGDGRTLY; translated from the coding sequence ATGTCCCCAGCCCCCCGCCAGAACCTGTTCCTCGCCGGCCTTGCCGTGCTTCTCGCAAGCTGCATCCTGGTCGTTGCCTGCGGCGGCGGCGGTGGTAGCGGGGCGGCCAGCAACGGCAGCGCTGCGGGCAGCGGCGCAGCGGCTGGAGGTGGCGCATCTGGCGGCAGCGGCGTGACACCCACGCCACAGCCGACGCCTGCGCCCCCGGCCCCCGGCGACCTGCCGGCCGAACGCGCCGTGCTCAACCCGGTCACGCCCACCGCTTGGTTGCCGTGCAGCCCGGAGTACTTCGGCGGCTGCGACTTCGAGGGCCTGCGCGAAATCCGCTACGGTACCGATGGCAAGTGGCTCATCAAGCGCTACCTCAACAGCTTCCCCGGCTGGCACTGCAGCGCGGCCAACTTCGGCAGCGACCCCGCGCCGGGCGAGACCAAGCGCTGCGAGGTCGCCAACATCATGCTCACCGGCACCATCGCGGCGCCCAACGTCTGCTACGCCGGCGGCATGTGCCCGCAGATCGACCTCAAGGCGATCCCGATGGGGTCCGATGGCTTTGCCGAACTGCGGGTGCAGCCCACCACCGACCTCGGCACGCCGTCCAGCGATGGCGTCGGCGCCTTCCGCACCATCTGCGGCTTCTCGCACATGGCCTTCGACGATCCGATCGTGTTCCCCGGCAAACCGGGCATGTCGCACCTGCACGCCTTCTTCGGCAACACCGGTGCGAACGCCTATTCCACCGCGCAGACCCTTGCCGGCAGCGGCAACTCCACCTGTGCCGGCGGCATTGCGAATCGATCTGCCTACTGGGTGCCGGCGCTGATCGACACCGTGAGCCACAAGCCGGTCGTACCCAGCGACCCGATCTGGTACTACAAGACCGGCTACGGCGGCGTGAAGGCCGCCGACGTGCGGGCCATGCCGGCCGGCCTGCGCATGATCGCCGGCGACATGAAGGCCAAGGGCGCGCAGGACGTCGCCAACTGGTCCTGCCGCAGTTCGCCGGAACACTTCGCGACGATTCCGAACTGCGCGGTGGGCGACAACGTGCAGATGTCGGTGCGCTTCCCGCAGTGCTGGGACGGCGTCAACCTCGACTCGGCCAACCACAAGAGCCACATGGCCTATCCCACCGGCAGCGGCTGCCCGGCCACCCACCCGGTCGCGCTGCCCGAGATCACGCTCAACGTGCTCTACCTCGTCCGCACCGCCGACGCGCCGCTGAACTGGCGCCTGTCGTCCGACGACTTGTCGCTGCCGGCCGGCTATTCGGTGCACGCCGACTGGTTCGACGGCTGGAACCCGGAGATCCGCGACACCTGGATCAAGCACTGCGACCAGGCCGCGGTGGATTGCCACGCCTACCTGCTGGGCGACGGGCGCACCCTTTATTGA
- a CDS encoding DUF1615 domain-containing protein, producing MHCPRVASLLLPIAPLLLAACVSAPPGPVAAPPATDRPPAVEGSTASPPQAPQGEAARVPTTPLPPVPAVPPRPAYPSEREGVATLLRLIPPSAQDRQGWAEDIFRAFAALQLPPTREHFCAAISVIEQESSFVADPPVPGLGRIVRSELYKKAAGYLVPTVVVDLALLKRSRNGLTYGQRIDALRTEREMNALFNEMVAELPEFAKALGNKNPIRTGGPMQVSVAFAEEHLSTHTFPYPRHGAVRDEVFTRRGGVYFGIAILLDYPANYPSMLYRFADFNAGRYAARDAAFQAAVARLSGRQLALDGDLLRYEDGKPLKAESNTEAALRSIAPRLGLSAADIRRDLLLEKQYAFAQSPTWSRVMTLADRAAGRAVPREQMPQIRLESPKITRKLTTEWFAHRVDGRWQRCMAR from the coding sequence ATGCATTGCCCCCGCGTCGCCAGCCTGCTCCTGCCCATCGCGCCTCTGCTGCTCGCCGCCTGTGTCAGCGCGCCGCCCGGCCCGGTGGCGGCACCCCCGGCGACCGATCGGCCGCCAGCGGTGGAAGGCAGCACCGCATCGCCGCCACAGGCGCCGCAGGGCGAGGCAGCACGCGTGCCGACGACGCCCTTGCCGCCAGTTCCCGCGGTGCCGCCACGCCCGGCGTATCCGAGCGAGCGCGAAGGCGTCGCCACACTGCTGCGTCTGATCCCGCCCTCGGCGCAGGATCGCCAGGGCTGGGCCGAGGACATCTTCCGTGCCTTCGCCGCCTTGCAGCTGCCGCCCACGCGCGAGCACTTCTGCGCCGCGATCTCGGTGATCGAGCAGGAATCGAGCTTCGTCGCCGACCCACCGGTGCCGGGGCTGGGCCGCATCGTGCGCAGCGAGCTGTACAAGAAGGCGGCGGGGTATCTGGTGCCGACGGTGGTGGTCGACCTCGCCCTGCTCAAACGCTCGCGCAACGGTCTTACCTATGGCCAGCGCATCGACGCACTGCGCACCGAGCGCGAAATGAACGCCTTGTTCAACGAGATGGTCGCGGAACTACCGGAATTCGCGAAGGCGCTGGGCAACAAGAATCCGATCCGCACCGGCGGGCCGATGCAGGTGTCGGTGGCCTTCGCCGAAGAGCACCTGAGCACGCATACCTTCCCGTATCCGCGTCACGGCGCGGTGCGCGACGAGGTGTTCACCCGCCGCGGCGGGGTCTACTTCGGCATCGCGATCCTGCTCGATTACCCAGCGAACTACCCCTCGATGCTGTACCGCTTCGCGGATTTCAACGCTGGCCGTTATGCCGCGCGCGATGCGGCCTTCCAGGCGGCGGTGGCGCGCCTGAGCGGACGCCAGCTCGCGCTCGACGGCGACCTGCTGCGCTACGAAGACGGCAAGCCGCTGAAGGCGGAGAGCAATACCGAAGCCGCGCTGCGCAGCATCGCGCCAAGGCTGGGCCTGAGCGCCGCCGACATCCGCCGCGATCTGCTGCTGGAAAAACAGTACGCCTTCGCGCAGTCGCCGACCTGGTCGCGGGTCATGACGCTGGCCGACCGCGCCGCCGGGCGCGCAGTGCCGCGCGAACAGATGCCGCAGATCCGCCTCGAAAGCCCGAAGATCACCCGCAAGCTCACCACCGAATGGTTCGCGCATCGGGTGGATGGGCGCTGGCAGCGCTGCATGGCGCGCTGA
- a CDS encoding DUF1272 domain-containing protein — translation MLELRPNCACCDRDLPPDSTDARICSFECTYCADCATGRLQGCCPNCGGELLARPRRPAARLAANPASAKRMLDPRPG, via the coding sequence ATGCTTGAGCTGCGCCCGAACTGTGCGTGCTGTGACCGCGACCTGCCGCCCGACAGCACGGATGCGCGCATCTGCAGCTTCGAATGCACCTACTGTGCCGACTGCGCCACGGGTCGCTTGCAAGGTTGTTGCCCCAATTGCGGCGGCGAACTGCTGGCGCGCCCGCGGCGGCCGGCGGCCAGGCTCGCGGCCAACCCGGCTTCGGCGAAACGGATGCTTGACCCGCGCCCGGGCTGA
- a CDS encoding iron-containing alcohol dehydrogenase codes for MDNFVFHNPTTIDFGTGKEQQVGQHLADHGIKKVLLTYGSERIKRDGLFDAVTKSLAAQGIAWVEFGGIVSNPVISTVREAIAVARTHQVEAVLAVGGGSVLDSSKAIAAGVLHDGDVWELFTRAATIKAALPIFSVLTLAATGSEMNSGAVVTNEETREKFAIGSPHTFPKVSIVNPALMQTVSRDYLVYSASDIIAHSIEGYFTAKVQPRFQSRLVEAIIKTVIETTETLLADPTNYGARAEFAWASTQALNGLIYSGTAGFSYPNHMIEHALSALFNVPHGAGLSVIMPAWMKWYHGRNPEQFKRFAEEVFGLDTAEQGIAALEQWFDKIGTPTRLSQLGITEADLPATIDNVLGNAKWFGIAEIYTRDVVTTILKNAL; via the coding sequence ATGGACAACTTTGTGTTCCACAACCCGACCACCATCGATTTCGGCACCGGCAAGGAGCAGCAGGTCGGCCAGCATCTGGCCGACCACGGCATCAAGAAGGTGCTGCTCACCTACGGTAGCGAGCGCATCAAGCGCGACGGCCTGTTTGACGCAGTGACAAAGAGCCTCGCCGCGCAGGGCATCGCCTGGGTCGAGTTCGGCGGCATCGTCAGCAACCCGGTGATCTCCACGGTGCGCGAGGCCATTGCGGTGGCGCGTACCCATCAGGTCGAGGCCGTGCTCGCCGTGGGCGGCGGTTCGGTGCTGGACAGCTCCAAGGCCATCGCGGCCGGTGTGCTGCATGACGGAGACGTGTGGGAGCTCTTCACGCGCGCCGCCACGATCAAGGCTGCGCTGCCGATCTTCAGTGTGCTGACGCTCGCCGCCACCGGCAGCGAGATGAACAGCGGCGCCGTGGTGACCAATGAAGAGACCAGGGAAAAGTTTGCGATTGGCTCGCCGCACACCTTCCCCAAAGTGTCGATCGTGAATCCTGCGCTGATGCAGACCGTATCGCGTGACTACCTCGTGTATTCGGCCTCCGACATCATTGCCCACTCGATCGAAGGCTACTTCACGGCCAAGGTGCAACCGCGCTTCCAGTCGCGCCTGGTCGAAGCGATCATCAAGACGGTGATCGAGACCACCGAGACCTTGCTGGCCGATCCCACAAACTACGGGGCGCGGGCCGAGTTCGCGTGGGCCTCCACGCAGGCGCTCAACGGCCTGATCTACTCCGGTACTGCCGGTTTCAGCTATCCGAACCACATGATCGAGCACGCGCTCTCGGCGCTGTTCAATGTGCCGCACGGTGCGGGCCTGTCGGTGATCATGCCGGCCTGGATGAAGTGGTACCACGGCCGCAACCCCGAGCAGTTCAAGCGCTTCGCCGAGGAAGTCTTCGGCCTGGACACCGCCGAGCAAGGCATTGCCGCGCTGGAGCAATGGTTCGACAAGATCGGCACGCCGACGCGCCTGTCGCAACTGGGCATCACCGAGGCCGACCTGCCGGCGACCATCGACAACGTGCTGGGCAACGCCAAGTGGTTCGGCATTGCCGAGATCTACACCCGCGACGTGGTCACCACCATCCTCAAGAACGCGCTGTAA
- a CDS encoding helix-turn-helix domain-containing protein: MNTAPHVLAVLHPRVALFELGIAAELFGLARPELGVPWYQFDTLLTGDGPAQAAGALRLASDTGLDALDRADLIVVPGWSTDPEPPPAALLAALQRADARGARFMSICSGAFLLGHAGLLDGRRATTHWRHCERFAALFPQVRLDPDVLYVEEGRILTAAGSAAGIDAGLHLIAQDYGSAIANRVAQRMLVTPHRDGGQRQFIPAAYPQRRSERFDAVLAWAEAHLAEPLSVARLAERAAMSERSFLRRFHGATALTPMAWLSQLRIGRARAMLESGDATLDDIASACGYGSAESLRAAFRREVGLSPAAYRQRFRMRALQA, translated from the coding sequence ATGAACACCGCGCCCCACGTCCTCGCCGTGCTGCATCCGCGCGTCGCCTTGTTCGAGCTGGGCATTGCGGCGGAACTCTTCGGCCTCGCGCGACCGGAACTGGGCGTGCCCTGGTACCAGTTCGACACGCTGCTCACCGGCGACGGCCCGGCGCAGGCTGCCGGTGCACTGCGCCTTGCCAGCGATACCGGGCTCGATGCGTTGGATCGCGCCGACCTGATCGTGGTGCCGGGCTGGAGCACCGATCCCGAACCTCCGCCCGCCGCCCTGCTCGCTGCCCTGCAACGGGCCGATGCGCGCGGCGCACGCTTCATGTCGATCTGCTCCGGCGCCTTCCTGCTCGGTCACGCCGGCCTGCTCGATGGTCGCCGCGCCACCACCCACTGGCGCCATTGCGAGCGCTTTGCTGCGCTGTTCCCGCAGGTACGGCTGGACCCGGATGTGCTGTACGTCGAGGAAGGCCGCATCCTTACTGCCGCGGGCAGCGCCGCCGGCATCGACGCCGGCCTGCACCTGATCGCGCAGGACTACGGCAGCGCGATCGCCAACCGGGTCGCACAACGCATGCTGGTGACCCCGCACCGCGACGGCGGCCAGCGCCAGTTCATCCCCGCCGCCTACCCGCAACGCCGCAGTGAGCGTTTCGATGCGGTGCTGGCGTGGGCCGAGGCGCATCTGGCCGAACCCTTGAGCGTGGCACGCCTCGCCGAGCGCGCCGCGATGAGCGAGCGCAGCTTCCTGCGCCGCTTTCACGGCGCCACCGCTCTGACGCCGATGGCCTGGCTGAGCCAGCTGCGGATCGGCCGCGCGCGGGCCATGCTGGAATCGGGCGACGCCACGCTGGACGACATTGCCAGCGCCTGCGGTTACGGCTCGGCGGAATCGCTGCGTGCCGCCTTCCGCCGCGAAGTGGGCTTATCGCCCGCGGCCTACCGGCAGCGTTTCCGGATGCGCGCGCTTCAGGCCTGA